A window of the Dongshaea marina genome harbors these coding sequences:
- a CDS encoding Crp/Fnr family transcriptional regulator → MSEVLCDYLKELEASDRELEEVRRYAREKRIPPKTIIFNQGDPIQEHVHFLEHGICQSIYLTDDGRQFIKEFHWEHELLISYESLLDKVPTPWQLQTITDTTLVSIPYSLLNGWMASESHIFLNMLRLQLIHKERKERYLLTNTPEKRYIDFLQRYPELERQLNDYQVSFYLGITPTSLSRIKKRLKDKKEP, encoded by the coding sequence ATGTCAGAGGTGCTTTGTGATTACCTCAAGGAGCTGGAAGCAAGCGACAGGGAGCTTGAAGAGGTAAGGCGATACGCCAGGGAAAAACGAATACCACCCAAAACCATCATCTTTAATCAGGGAGATCCCATTCAGGAGCATGTTCACTTCCTTGAACATGGGATCTGCCAGAGTATTTACCTCACCGATGATGGAAGGCAGTTTATCAAGGAATTCCACTGGGAGCATGAACTCCTGATAAGCTACGAGTCGCTACTCGATAAGGTTCCAACGCCCTGGCAGCTGCAGACCATAACAGATACGACCCTTGTCTCGATTCCCTACTCATTACTCAATGGCTGGATGGCGTCTGAGAGTCATATTTTTTTGAATATGCTCAGGTTACAGCTGATCCATAAAGAGCGAAAGGAGAGGTACCTTCTGACGAATACCCCGGAGAAGAGATATATCGATTTTCTGCAACGGTATCCAGAGCTTGAGCGTCAGCTCAACGATTATCAGGTATCTTTTTACCTTGGGATCACTCCGACCAGCTTGAGCCGGATTAAGAAAAGGCTAAAAGACAAAAAGGAGCCATAG
- a CDS encoding Flp family type IVb pilin yields the protein MDLIAIDCRKLYRATSNSLITFIRNERGSNAIEYALIGVAVAGLESHFFGSHGPVIEAIGGLFNHLADILNQAAQMH from the coding sequence ATGGATCTTATCGCAATCGATTGCCGTAAGTTATATCGTGCCACTTCGAATTCTCTCATCACCTTTATCCGCAATGAACGAGGCAGTAATGCCATTGAATATGCCTTGATTGGCGTTGCTGTAGCCGGCCTTGAGAGCCATTTTTTTGGAAGTCATGGCCCGGTCATTGAAGCGATCGGCGGCTTATTTAATCACTTGGCCGATATTTTGAATCAGGCGGCGCAGATGCACTAA
- a CDS encoding ABC transporter substrate-binding protein: MSKLSLLLLVTLFSCQHLFAQTLVISGQNRMPFSGRSGSSVPGYMVEVTRAIFESKGYKVEYRSMPWRRALHQVDNGIADAVLGANRAEARGMLLPEESFGFVEDVFYVKKGEPWRFVGLNSLSGMRLGVVGGVEYGPEIADYIRKNEGTKYVQILYGEDVPARNLDKLLYGRTDIVVLPSQVERWVRKTKEIPLGEIVSRGTIGQEKDIFIAFAQGKKDSEQLAKLFSDGIRELRQSGKLKIILDRYGLQDWKPQLKKGSSMEFVYAESAEPVTLDPAEAYDLQSGTVINLIFDGLVRYRDDSTEVEPDLAKSWEIRNKGTEWIFQLRQGIRFHDGTALDADAVVFSFRRQFDKAFPEYTPDLVYADFTFKNVKSVVALDKYRVKITLDNPYAPFLANMAMAAAKIISPSAYKTEGVSFNKHPVGTGPFVFERWQPGKEIVLRSNLEYWRGKSYIDKLTYKVVPGNQLMKEFLSGKLDVVGGLQPEEALVVENNATTSLQMGNVMHVKYLAMNMELEPFNKLKVRQAINHAIDKKLIINDVTQGFAIPAVNPMPPSMWGYNHEIQDYAYDPARARELLKEAGYPDGFETSIAYRGRLDNERLGAIIKRNLDQVGIRVELKSMTREAYFPWVDQGKHQMAFGRWFGDNGDPDNFLYVLLDYDNAVKGKASNYAFYRSEPLHELLLAAQSSQKRQQRITLYRQAQSIINQDAPWVPLYHKQYIIAKSEQVHGVIPHPTGLVRFYRAWVE; encoded by the coding sequence ATGTCAAAGCTCAGTCTGCTGTTACTTGTAACCCTTTTTTCCTGCCAGCATCTGTTTGCCCAAACTCTGGTGATCAGTGGTCAAAACCGGATGCCTTTTAGTGGGCGCAGTGGATCCTCTGTACCTGGCTACATGGTCGAGGTAACCCGTGCAATTTTTGAGAGCAAGGGTTACAAGGTGGAGTATCGCTCCATGCCCTGGAGAAGGGCTCTTCATCAGGTGGATAACGGCATAGCGGATGCGGTGTTGGGAGCCAACCGGGCGGAGGCCCGGGGAATGCTGCTCCCCGAGGAGAGCTTTGGATTTGTGGAAGATGTGTTCTATGTCAAAAAGGGCGAGCCCTGGCGCTTTGTTGGGCTCAACTCACTAAGTGGGATGCGCCTTGGGGTTGTGGGTGGCGTCGAGTATGGCCCTGAGATAGCAGATTACATCCGTAAGAATGAGGGGACTAAATATGTGCAGATCCTCTATGGAGAGGATGTTCCTGCCAGAAATCTCGATAAGCTCCTCTATGGACGGACGGATATCGTGGTGCTTCCCTCTCAGGTTGAGCGCTGGGTGCGGAAAACAAAAGAGATCCCACTCGGCGAGATTGTCAGCCGTGGCACCATAGGCCAGGAGAAAGATATTTTTATCGCCTTTGCCCAGGGTAAAAAAGACTCTGAACAATTGGCGAAGCTATTTAGTGATGGGATCCGAGAATTACGCCAGTCGGGAAAACTCAAAATTATCCTGGATCGATATGGACTTCAGGATTGGAAACCCCAGCTGAAAAAAGGCTCCAGCATGGAGTTTGTTTATGCAGAATCCGCAGAGCCGGTAACACTGGATCCGGCTGAGGCTTACGATCTACAGTCCGGGACTGTGATTAATCTTATTTTTGATGGCCTGGTGCGTTATCGGGATGATTCGACCGAGGTGGAGCCGGATCTTGCAAAATCCTGGGAGATCCGTAACAAGGGAACCGAGTGGATATTTCAGCTGCGCCAGGGGATCCGATTTCATGATGGCACGGCGCTGGATGCTGATGCTGTAGTCTTCAGTTTCCGTCGCCAGTTTGATAAAGCATTTCCTGAGTATACCCCGGATCTGGTGTATGCCGATTTTACCTTTAAGAATGTAAAAAGCGTTGTTGCCCTGGATAAGTACAGAGTAAAGATCACTCTGGACAACCCCTATGCTCCTTTCCTGGCGAATATGGCGATGGCGGCCGCCAAAATTATCAGCCCGTCTGCTTACAAGACAGAGGGGGTCTCTTTTAACAAGCACCCGGTGGGGACGGGGCCCTTTGTTTTTGAGCGCTGGCAACCGGGTAAAGAAATAGTGCTACGCAGCAACTTGGAGTATTGGCGGGGAAAATCCTACATAGATAAGTTGACCTATAAAGTGGTGCCGGGAAATCAGCTAATGAAAGAGTTTCTTTCCGGAAAGCTGGATGTGGTGGGTGGACTGCAGCCCGAAGAGGCGCTGGTTGTCGAGAATAATGCCACCACCAGTCTGCAGATGGGTAATGTGATGCATGTGAAGTACCTGGCGATGAATATGGAGCTGGAGCCTTTTAATAAGCTCAAGGTGCGCCAGGCGATCAATCATGCCATCGATAAAAAATTGATTATCAATGATGTGACTCAGGGCTTTGCGATCCCGGCTGTCAATCCTATGCCGCCCTCTATGTGGGGCTATAACCATGAGATCCAGGATTATGCTTATGATCCGGCGCGAGCCCGTGAGCTTCTTAAAGAGGCAGGCTATCCCGATGGATTTGAAACCAGCATCGCTTATCGGGGCCGGTTGGATAATGAGCGGTTAGGGGCCATCATCAAGCGCAATCTAGATCAGGTAGGGATCCGGGTGGAGTTAAAATCGATGACCCGGGAGGCTTATTTCCCCTGGGTTGATCAGGGCAAGCATCAGATGGCCTTCGGTCGCTGGTTTGGCGACAATGGAGACCCCGATAACTTCCTGTATGTACTGCTTGATTATGATAATGCGGTTAAAGGCAAGGCATCCAACTATGCGTTTTATCGCAGCGAGCCCCTGCATGAGCTGCTGCTGGCAGCTCAATCCAGCCAGAAGCGCCAGCAGCGGATCACTCTCTACCGGCAGGCTCAGAGCATCATCAACCAGGATGCACCCTGGGTACCTCTGTATCACAAGCAATACATTATCGCCAAAAGCGAGCAGGTCCATGGGGTGATCCCACACCCCACCGGCCTGGTGCGCTTCTACCGCGCCTGGGTGGAGTGA
- a CDS encoding substrate-binding periplasmic protein → MAYLRSLVLVFALAVRLSQARALTQVTVASGEWPPYTSVKLEKGGLANAIATEAFASQGVSLKIQYTSWSRAIRLVQAGAIDITLPWAMTPKRQQSFSAIPMGLSVERRLFFNKAKPFHWQNRTQLLSAKIGILRNYSYGAEFTPLLKSTNSEYGKDESANLKKLYRQRIDVFPCDVIVCSYFLSLLPFNIAREIGQDTTTFQSEPMFVLIGKEHPQHKEIIEVYRQGLATIRANGRLKELMSSFGVQ, encoded by the coding sequence ATGGCCTATCTCCGCTCGCTGGTTTTAGTTTTCGCCCTTGCTGTAAGGCTATCCCAGGCCCGAGCCTTAACCCAGGTTACTGTAGCCAGCGGTGAATGGCCTCCCTACACCTCTGTAAAATTGGAAAAAGGCGGTCTCGCCAACGCCATAGCAACTGAAGCCTTCGCCAGTCAGGGTGTATCCCTAAAGATCCAGTATACCTCCTGGTCCCGGGCAATTCGGCTGGTTCAGGCCGGAGCCATAGATATCACCCTCCCCTGGGCGATGACGCCCAAGAGGCAGCAGAGCTTCAGTGCAATACCGATGGGACTTTCGGTCGAGCGTCGCCTGTTCTTTAATAAGGCCAAACCCTTTCACTGGCAAAACCGAACACAGCTCCTGTCGGCAAAAATAGGTATCCTGCGTAACTACTCCTACGGCGCCGAATTTACCCCACTCTTAAAGTCCACAAACTCTGAGTATGGAAAAGATGAGAGCGCCAACCTCAAGAAGCTCTACCGCCAGCGAATCGATGTGTTTCCCTGTGATGTGATCGTCTGTAGCTACTTTCTCAGCCTGCTGCCATTTAACATCGCCCGTGAAATTGGCCAGGATACCACCACCTTTCAGAGTGAACCTATGTTCGTTTTGATCGGTAAAGAGCACCCTCAACACAAGGAGATCATTGAGGTTTACCGTCAGGGGCTGGCGACCATTCGCGCGAACGGCCGCCTCAAAGAGCTGATGAGCTCCTTTGGTGTTCAGTGA
- the gcvH gene encoding glycine cleavage system protein GcvH yields MSNIPSELKYTTSHEWIRVEENDEVVLGITEHAQELLGDMVFVELPEVGREIDAGEDCAVAESVKAASDIYSPVGGEILAVNEDLEDSPENVNSDPFGDGWIVRIKLSDPSELAELLDAEAYQGLLEDE; encoded by the coding sequence ATGAGTAATATTCCTTCCGAGTTGAAGTACACCACCTCACATGAGTGGATTCGTGTCGAGGAGAATGATGAAGTGGTATTGGGTATTACCGAGCATGCGCAGGAGCTGCTGGGTGATATGGTCTTTGTTGAGCTTCCTGAAGTGGGACGCGAGATTGATGCGGGTGAGGATTGTGCCGTTGCCGAGTCGGTCAAGGCGGCTTCCGATATCTATAGTCCCGTTGGTGGTGAGATCCTTGCGGTCAATGAGGATCTGGAAGATTCCCCCGAAAATGTAAACAGCGATCCTTTTGGTGACGGCTGGATCGTGCGGATCAAGCTGTCTGATCCTTCTGAGCTGGCAGAGCTGCTGGATGCTGAGGCCTACCAGGGCCTCCTTGAAGATGAGTAA
- the gcvT gene encoding glycine cleavage system aminomethyltransferase GcvT yields MSRKTALYDKHLEAGAKMVDFHGWEMPINYGSQLEEHHAVRRDAGMFDVSHMTVVDLQGEKSQAMLRYLLANDVAKLKTPGKALYSCMLNPQGGVIDDLIVYYLADDHYRMVVNSATREKDLAWIDQQATAFGIELIERTELAMIAVQGPNAVAKVGAVLGEDRQQQLEGMKPFFGRQLGDLFIASTGYTGEKGYEILVPESQITELWQALLDAGVAPCGLGARDTLRLEAGMNLYGQDMDEQTSPLAANLGWTIAWEPEDRDFIGREALLSYKEGQDTDKMVGLIMESKGVLRPGQAVVFEAEGRELRGVITSGSFSPTLGYSIAFARVPRQIGEQAEVEIRNKRVAVRVVKAAFVRNGQSIC; encoded by the coding sequence ATGAGCAGAAAAACAGCCCTTTATGATAAACACCTGGAAGCTGGCGCCAAGATGGTGGACTTCCATGGTTGGGAGATGCCGATCAACTATGGCTCTCAGCTGGAAGAGCACCATGCGGTGCGTCGCGATGCCGGTATGTTTGATGTCTCTCATATGACGGTCGTGGATCTACAGGGCGAAAAAAGCCAGGCGATGCTGCGCTACCTACTGGCCAATGATGTCGCCAAGCTCAAAACCCCCGGAAAGGCTCTTTATAGTTGCATGCTTAACCCTCAGGGTGGGGTAATCGATGATCTGATCGTCTATTATCTGGCGGATGATCACTATCGGATGGTGGTTAACTCTGCAACCCGTGAAAAAGATCTGGCATGGATCGATCAGCAAGCCACTGCCTTTGGCATTGAGCTGATCGAACGCACTGAGCTTGCGATGATCGCGGTGCAGGGGCCGAACGCGGTCGCTAAGGTTGGGGCTGTTCTGGGCGAAGATCGTCAGCAGCAGCTTGAGGGGATGAAGCCTTTCTTTGGGCGTCAGCTGGGCGATCTCTTTATCGCCAGCACAGGTTATACCGGTGAAAAAGGCTATGAGATCCTGGTGCCGGAATCACAGATTACTGAGCTGTGGCAGGCATTGCTGGATGCGGGGGTAGCCCCCTGTGGCCTGGGAGCCCGTGATACCCTGCGTCTTGAAGCCGGGATGAACCTGTATGGTCAGGATATGGATGAGCAGACCTCGCCGCTGGCGGCAAATTTGGGCTGGACCATAGCCTGGGAGCCCGAGGATCGTGATTTTATCGGCCGAGAAGCCCTGCTGAGCTACAAAGAGGGGCAGGATACAGATAAAATGGTCGGCCTTATCATGGAAAGTAAGGGTGTATTACGTCCGGGCCAGGCCGTGGTGTTTGAAGCCGAGGGCCGTGAGCTGCGTGGCGTGATCACCAGTGGCAGTTTTTCTCCAACGCTGGGCTACAGCATTGCATTTGCACGCGTTCCCCGTCAGATCGGCGAGCAGGCCGAGGTTGAGATCCGAAATAAGCGTGTTGCGGTGCGTGTGGTTAAGGCCGCTTTCGTTCGCAATGGGCAGAGTATTTGCTAA
- the gcvP gene encoding aminomethyl-transferring glycine dehydrogenase → MRLSLAELEQNQQFIDRHIGPDAEQTASMLNTIGVDSMAQLIEQTIPPTIMNAKPLGVGAPMSEANALSRLRKIASQNELRKNYIGLGYYDTLLPGVIQRNVLENPGWYTAYTPYQPEIAQGRLEALLNFQQMCSDLSGMELANASMLDEATAAAEAMAMAKRVSKNRKANTFFVAEDVHPQTIDVVRERASYFGFELVVAPAAEVVNHTLFGALFQYPSTTGELLDLRPWTESLHQQKAISCVATDLLSLTLLTPPGEMGADIVVGSSQRFGVPMGYGGPHAAFFATRESFKRALPGRVIGVSQDRHGNKALRMALQTREQHIRREKANSNICTAQVLLANMAAFYAVYHGPQGLKTIAQRVHRLTDILAKGLMDRGYRLSHDSWFDTITLETSERGAILKRAEMHKVNLRMDRPGEIGISLDETTSVADVAELFDVLLGKEHGLDVRALDRELIQHPYHSIKPALQRSSDYLTHEVFNRYHSETEMLRYLHRLERKDLTLNYGMIPLGSCTMKLNATSEMLPVSWPEFSRMHPFAPLEQAKGYLQLIDELRDALAKVTGYDSVCMQPNSGASGEYAGLLAIQKYHASRGEGERNVCLIPSSAHGTNPASAQMAGLKVVVVACDKEGNISLDDLTAKAEQHQEELSCVMVTYPSTHGVYEETIQAVCEIVHRCGGQVYLDGANMNAQVGLTNPGYIGADVSHLNLHKTFAIPHGGGGPGMGPIGIKSHLAPFVAGHSLVKEGLASDDNGAVSAAPFGSASILPISWMYLVMLGDEGLKRSTEVAILNANYVAHRLKDAYPVLYTGRHHRVAHECIIDLRPLKEQTGITELDIAKRLMDYGFHAPTMSFPVAGTLMIEPTESESKYELDRFIEAMLSIRAEIDKVGCGEWPAEDNPLVNAPHTELDLMQPEWGHPYSREEAAYPAACERGNKFWPTVARVDDVYGDRHLFCSCVPVEEYA, encoded by the coding sequence ATGAGGCTTTCCCTGGCTGAACTGGAACAAAATCAACAATTTATCGATCGTCATATCGGCCCTGATGCCGAACAGACCGCATCCATGTTAAACACCATCGGGGTTGACTCGATGGCTCAGTTGATTGAGCAAACCATTCCACCGACAATCATGAACGCCAAGCCTCTTGGTGTAGGTGCTCCTATGAGCGAGGCCAATGCCCTGTCTCGCTTGCGAAAGATTGCCAGTCAGAACGAACTGCGCAAGAACTATATTGGGTTGGGGTATTATGACACCCTGTTGCCCGGGGTGATCCAGCGTAATGTGCTGGAAAATCCGGGCTGGTATACCGCTTATACACCATATCAGCCGGAGATCGCCCAGGGGCGGCTCGAGGCGCTGTTAAACTTCCAGCAGATGTGTAGCGATCTGAGTGGAATGGAGCTGGCGAACGCTTCTATGCTGGATGAGGCGACGGCGGCGGCCGAAGCGATGGCGATGGCCAAGCGGGTGTCGAAAAATCGTAAGGCGAACACCTTTTTCGTTGCCGAGGATGTTCATCCGCAAACCATAGATGTGGTTCGTGAGCGTGCCAGTTATTTCGGGTTTGAACTGGTTGTGGCACCGGCGGCCGAGGTGGTGAATCACACCCTGTTTGGAGCCCTGTTCCAGTACCCCTCGACCACGGGTGAACTGCTGGATCTGCGTCCCTGGACCGAATCTTTGCATCAGCAAAAGGCGATCTCCTGTGTGGCGACGGATCTATTGTCTCTGACCCTGTTGACCCCTCCGGGTGAGATGGGAGCCGATATTGTGGTGGGAAGCAGCCAGCGTTTTGGGGTGCCCATGGGTTACGGTGGCCCCCATGCCGCCTTCTTTGCGACCCGGGAGTCTTTTAAGCGTGCGTTACCCGGAAGGGTTATCGGTGTCTCTCAGGATAGACACGGCAACAAGGCGTTGCGGATGGCCCTGCAGACCCGAGAGCAGCATATCCGTCGTGAAAAGGCTAACTCTAATATCTGTACCGCTCAGGTGTTACTGGCCAACATGGCCGCATTCTATGCGGTTTATCATGGACCTCAGGGGCTCAAGACCATAGCACAGCGAGTCCACCGCCTGACCGATATTCTGGCTAAGGGCCTGATGGACAGGGGATATCGCCTGAGCCACGATAGCTGGTTTGATACCATTACCCTGGAAACCAGTGAGCGGGGGGCGATTCTCAAGCGTGCCGAGATGCATAAGGTGAACCTGAGAATGGATCGCCCGGGTGAGATCGGGATCTCCTTGGATGAGACCACCTCGGTTGCCGATGTTGCTGAGCTGTTTGATGTGTTGCTGGGGAAGGAGCATGGGCTGGATGTCAGGGCCCTGGATCGGGAGCTGATCCAACACCCTTACCACTCGATTAAACCTGCTTTGCAGCGCAGCAGTGATTACCTGACCCACGAGGTGTTTAATCGCTACCACTCAGAAACCGAGATGCTGCGTTACCTGCATCGCCTGGAGCGCAAGGATCTGACCCTAAACTACGGCATGATCCCTCTGGGTTCCTGCACCATGAAGCTCAATGCAACCTCCGAGATGCTGCCGGTGAGCTGGCCCGAGTTTAGCCGGATGCATCCATTTGCTCCTCTGGAGCAGGCCAAAGGCTATTTGCAGCTGATCGATGAGCTGCGTGATGCCCTGGCCAAGGTCACCGGCTATGATTCGGTCTGCATGCAGCCAAACTCAGGTGCCTCGGGAGAGTACGCAGGCTTGCTGGCGATTCAGAAATACCATGCTTCGCGTGGTGAGGGAGAGCGTAACGTCTGTCTCATTCCAAGCTCCGCCCATGGTACCAATCCCGCCTCGGCTCAGATGGCGGGTCTCAAGGTCGTGGTGGTTGCCTGTGATAAAGAGGGCAACATCAGCCTGGATGATCTCACGGCCAAAGCTGAGCAGCATCAGGAGGAACTCTCCTGCGTGATGGTGACCTACCCATCCACCCACGGGGTGTATGAGGAAACAATTCAGGCGGTATGTGAGATCGTGCATCGCTGTGGTGGCCAGGTCTATCTGGATGGTGCCAATATGAATGCTCAGGTTGGTCTGACCAATCCGGGATATATAGGTGCCGATGTTTCTCACCTGAACCTGCATAAGACCTTTGCTATTCCTCACGGTGGCGGTGGTCCGGGCATGGGACCTATCGGGATCAAGTCTCACTTAGCGCCTTTTGTGGCGGGCCATAGCCTGGTCAAAGAGGGATTAGCCAGCGATGATAACGGAGCTGTCTCTGCGGCACCCTTTGGCTCAGCCAGTATCTTGCCAATCAGCTGGATGTACCTGGTGATGCTGGGGGATGAGGGCCTCAAGCGTTCTACCGAGGTGGCGATCCTCAATGCCAACTATGTTGCACATCGCTTGAAGGATGCCTATCCGGTCCTGTATACCGGCCGTCATCACAGGGTGGCTCATGAGTGCATCATCGATCTGCGGCCACTGAAGGAGCAGACCGGGATCACCGAGCTGGATATCGCCAAACGTCTGATGGATTACGGCTTCCATGCGCCGACCATGAGCTTCCCGGTTGCTGGTACTCTGATGATTGAGCCAACTGAGTCTGAATCTAAGTATGAGTTGGATCGATTCATCGAGGCGATGCTGTCGATTCGTGCCGAGATCGACAAGGTTGGGTGCGGCGAGTGGCCGGCTGAGGATAACCCCTTGGTCAATGCCCCCCACACTGAGCTGGATCTGATGCAGCCCGAGTGGGGTCATCCATATTCACGTGAAGAGGCGGCTTATCCGGCAGCTTGTGAGCGTGGCAATAAGTTCTGGCCAACCGTGGCCCGGGTGGATGATGTGTATGGCGATCGCCATCTGTTCTGCTCCTGTGTACCGGTAGAAGAGTACGCTTAA
- a CDS encoding GNAT family N-acetyltransferase, with protein sequence MIEQPTLTSSRLLLRPFCLADAPRVKLYAGDIRIASVSGSIPHPYLDGMAETWISAHQPGWKKKRLAAYALCLRETPEEIIGAISLFDIEGGEAELGYWVGVPFWGKGYCTEAALVVIKFGFEKLSLTRIHSRHKVRNPASGRVMQKAGLQPAAYPGREADEPMEYYELVKPQAVPA encoded by the coding sequence ATGATTGAACAGCCAACTCTGACCAGCTCACGCTTACTACTCCGGCCATTTTGTTTGGCCGATGCTCCACGAGTTAAGCTTTATGCCGGAGACATTCGAATCGCCTCCGTCAGTGGCAGCATCCCTCACCCCTACCTGGATGGTATGGCCGAAACCTGGATTTCTGCACATCAGCCGGGCTGGAAAAAAAAGAGGCTGGCTGCCTATGCCCTGTGCCTCAGGGAAACGCCTGAAGAGATCATAGGTGCGATTTCGCTGTTCGATATTGAAGGGGGAGAAGCCGAGCTTGGCTACTGGGTTGGTGTTCCTTTCTGGGGAAAAGGCTATTGCACCGAAGCGGCCCTGGTTGTCATCAAGTTTGGATTTGAGAAATTAAGCCTCACACGGATCCATAGTCGGCATAAGGTGCGAAACCCAGCCTCCGGACGAGTGATGCAAAAAGCAGGATTACAACCCGCAGCCTACCCGGGAAGAGAGGCAGATGAGCCGATGGAATACTACGAGCTTGTCAAACCTCAAGCCGTTCCAGCCTGA
- a CDS encoding GNAT family N-acetyltransferase, which yields MNNSTIKIQQATLAQLDDVAILFDKYLQFYEQPADLGLCTQYIRQRMENSESVIFLATNAQGEALGFTQLYPMFCSVAAQRYYVLYDLYINEQARKQGVARALMEQAQLFAKQAGAYKLTLETAIDNLPAQKLYESIGYQRDTEFYSYALEL from the coding sequence ATGAATAACTCCACAATTAAGATCCAGCAAGCGACCCTGGCTCAGCTTGATGATGTCGCTATCTTGTTTGATAAGTATCTCCAGTTCTATGAGCAGCCCGCGGATCTTGGGCTCTGTACTCAATACATTCGCCAGCGTATGGAAAATAGCGAGTCGGTAATCTTTTTAGCGACCAATGCTCAGGGCGAAGCCCTTGGGTTTACCCAGCTTTACCCTATGTTCTGCTCAGTGGCTGCCCAGCGCTACTATGTTCTCTACGATCTTTACATCAATGAGCAGGCACGCAAGCAGGGAGTCGCCAGGGCCCTGATGGAGCAGGCCCAATTGTTTGCCAAGCAGGCAGGAGCCTACAAGCTGACGCTGGAAACCGCCATCGACAACCTGCCGGCGCAAAAGCTTTACGAGTCTATTGGCTATCAGAGAGATACCGAGTTTTACTCCTATGCCCTTGAGCTCTAG
- a CDS encoding DedA family protein has product MLETLHYLIDLVLHLNQHLGELVNQLGPWSYVMLFTIIFCETGLVVTPFLPGDSLLFAAGSIAAIPSAGLNVHLLVWLLVGAALIGDNCNYWLGRLLGDRFFKPDARVLKTAYLDKTHNFYEKYGGKTIIIARFVPIVRTFAPFVAGMGSMSYRRFLSFSVFGALLWVFSISYLGYYFGNLHVVQSNFGLVILAIIFVSILPALIEIFRARLAARASAG; this is encoded by the coding sequence GTGCTTGAGACCCTTCACTATCTGATCGATCTGGTGTTGCATCTGAATCAGCATCTGGGGGAGTTGGTAAACCAGCTGGGACCCTGGAGCTATGTGATGCTGTTTACCATCATCTTCTGTGAGACCGGGCTGGTGGTGACCCCCTTTCTGCCGGGTGACTCACTGCTGTTTGCAGCAGGCTCCATCGCTGCGATCCCATCGGCGGGCCTGAATGTGCACCTGCTGGTGTGGTTACTGGTTGGCGCCGCTCTCATCGGGGATAATTGCAACTACTGGCTGGGACGTTTGCTGGGGGATCGTTTTTTCAAGCCAGACGCCAGGGTACTCAAGACCGCCTATCTGGATAAGACCCATAACTTCTATGAGAAGTATGGCGGCAAGACCATTATCATCGCCCGCTTTGTGCCAATTGTGCGAACCTTTGCGCCCTTTGTTGCCGGTATGGGCAGCATGAGCTACCGGCGATTTTTGAGCTTTAGCGTATTTGGTGCCCTGTTGTGGGTCTTCTCCATCTCCTATCTTGGCTACTACTTTGGTAACTTGCATGTGGTGCAAAGTAACTTCGGCCTGGTGATCCTGGCGATCATCTTTGTTTCGATTCTGCCAGCATTGATAGAGATCTTCCGGGCACGTTTGGCTGCTCGTGCCAGCGCCGGGTAA